A single region of the Elizabethkingia sp. JS20170427COW genome encodes:
- a CDS encoding glutamine synthetase III: protein MSILRFKALQELPFINYRKDNQVEIPAKLSELFCQNVFSEYTMREYLTKEAFSSIKSAIDKGTKIPRDIADHVAVAMKDWAISKGVTHYTHWFQPLTGATAEKHDSFFSPVEGDRAIEHFSGKMLIQQEPDASSFPNGGIRNTFEARGYTAWDPTSPAFIMGTTLCIPSIFISYTGETLDYKTPLLRALNAIDEAASDVCKAYFDKDITKITPTLGWEQEYFLIDSSLYMSRPDLVMTGKTLLGHSPAKGQQLDDHYFGSIPTRVMNFMKELEVECMKLGIPVTTRHNEVAPNQFELAPMFEEVNVAVDHNSLLMDLMARVAHKHHFHILFHEKPFAGVNGSGKHNNWSLATNTGENLLSPGKNPKKNLRFLTFFVNTLKAVHEYADLLRASIASASNDHRLGANEAPPAIISAFIGSQLFSVLEELEKVTDGKLTPEEKTDLKLNVVGKIPEILLDNTDRNRTSPFAFTGNKFEIRAVGSTANCAEPMTVMNTIVAKQLKVFKAEVDALIEEGLKKDEAIFNILREYIKDCKTILFEGDGYSSDWEVEAAKRGLNNLKTTPEALRHELNPKFIELYEELGILTQREFEARNEIKFEKYSTVIDIEARVLADVARNHIIPAALNYQNRLIENVKGLKEIFGDPEFRTLAKEQMSLITQISENVSQIKLGVDQLLETKEKAKQTKDSHKQAEIYCSEVKPLFDNIREASDALEMMVDDELWPMTKYRELLFTR, encoded by the coding sequence ATGTCCATATTAAGATTCAAAGCGTTACAAGAATTGCCTTTCATTAACTATAGAAAGGACAATCAAGTTGAAATTCCAGCGAAACTTTCAGAACTTTTCTGCCAAAATGTATTCTCGGAATATACCATGAGAGAATATCTAACAAAAGAAGCTTTTAGCTCTATCAAAAGTGCAATTGATAAAGGAACTAAGATCCCTAGAGATATTGCAGACCATGTAGCAGTAGCGATGAAAGATTGGGCAATTTCTAAAGGAGTTACCCACTATACTCACTGGTTTCAGCCTCTTACTGGTGCAACAGCTGAAAAACACGATTCATTTTTCTCTCCAGTAGAAGGAGATAGAGCTATTGAGCATTTCAGTGGTAAAATGTTGATTCAACAAGAACCAGATGCTTCTTCTTTCCCTAATGGAGGAATAAGAAACACTTTTGAAGCTAGAGGATATACAGCTTGGGATCCAACTTCTCCTGCGTTTATCATGGGGACAACGTTATGTATTCCTTCTATTTTTATTTCTTACACTGGAGAAACTTTAGATTACAAAACTCCGTTGTTAAGAGCACTTAATGCAATAGATGAAGCAGCATCTGATGTTTGTAAAGCTTATTTTGATAAGGATATTACGAAGATTACACCGACTTTAGGTTGGGAGCAAGAGTACTTCTTAATAGACTCCTCATTATACATGTCTCGTCCAGATTTAGTAATGACAGGAAAAACCTTGTTAGGTCATTCCCCAGCAAAAGGACAGCAATTAGACGACCATTACTTCGGTTCTATCCCAACAAGGGTGATGAATTTTATGAAAGAATTGGAAGTAGAGTGTATGAAGTTAGGTATCCCAGTAACTACTCGTCATAATGAAGTGGCTCCTAACCAGTTTGAGTTAGCTCCAATGTTTGAAGAGGTAAATGTGGCGGTAGATCACAACTCTCTATTAATGGATCTTATGGCAAGAGTGGCACATAAACACCACTTCCACATTTTGTTCCATGAAAAACCATTTGCAGGAGTTAATGGTAGTGGTAAGCATAATAACTGGAGTTTAGCAACCAACACAGGAGAAAACCTATTGAGCCCAGGAAAAAACCCTAAAAAGAATTTGCGTTTCCTTACTTTCTTTGTGAATACTCTTAAAGCAGTTCATGAATATGCAGACTTATTAAGAGCAAGTATAGCATCGGCAAGTAACGACCATAGATTAGGAGCTAATGAAGCACCTCCTGCTATTATTTCAGCCTTTATCGGTTCTCAATTATTCTCCGTTTTAGAAGAATTGGAGAAAGTAACAGATGGTAAACTAACCCCTGAAGAAAAAACTGATTTAAAATTAAATGTTGTAGGTAAAATTCCAGAAATTTTATTGGATAATACCGATAGAAACAGAACTTCTCCTTTTGCATTTACAGGTAATAAATTTGAAATCCGTGCTGTAGGTTCTACTGCTAACTGTGCAGAACCAATGACGGTGATGAATACTATCGTTGCAAAACAATTAAAAGTATTTAAAGCAGAAGTAGATGCTCTTATCGAAGAAGGATTGAAAAAAGATGAAGCAATCTTTAACATCCTTAGAGAGTATATTAAAGACTGTAAAACAATTTTATTTGAAGGAGATGGTTACTCTTCAGATTGGGAAGTAGAAGCTGCAAAAAGAGGGCTAAACAACCTTAAAACTACTCCAGAAGCTCTTAGACATGAATTGAATCCTAAATTTATAGAACTATATGAAGAATTAGGAATCTTAACTCAAAGAGAATTTGAAGCTCGTAATGAAATAAAATTCGAAAAATACTCAACCGTTATTGATATCGAGGCGAGAGTGTTGGCTGATGTAGCGAGAAACCACATTATTCCTGCTGCACTTAATTATCAAAACCGTTTGATAGAGAATGTTAAAGGGCTTAAAGAAATTTTTGGAGATCCTGAATTCAGAACTTTAGCTAAAGAACAAATGAGCTTGATTACTCAGATTTCTGAAAACGTATCTCAAATCAAACTAGGGGTAGACCAATTATTAGAGACTAAAGAAAAAGCGAAACAAACTAAAGATAGCCACAAACAAGCGGAAATCTATTGCAGTGAAGTGAAGCCTTTATTTGATAATATTAGAGAAGCTTCCGATGCATTGGAAATGATGGTAGATGATGAACTTTGGCCAATGACTAAGTATAGAGAATTGCTATTTACTAGATAA
- a CDS encoding DUF4835 family protein: protein MKKIIAIFLLSLGAFVYGQELQANVTVSAQQIGGSNQQVYRTLEKSLKDFINNTSWTGRRLQSFEKVKCAFSIIISERNSNSFKGSIIVQSTRPVYKSLYDSPILNINDQNFSFEYIENENFVFNDRQFSGKNLIDVVGFYVYLILGYDADSFQAKGGTPWFEKSQKIARNAVGQQKYEGWNPTEGPRVRGTLIDRILAPSNNNLRNIMYGYHRLGLDLLSTNETQAKQSIFNQLMGLQAYESDFQMNYPFSLFIDGKKTEIFNIFNTGNNGSVNLNNLRNLLNTMAPKESDIYWNKWK from the coding sequence ATGAAAAAAATAATTGCGATTTTTCTACTTTCCTTAGGAGCTTTTGTATATGGACAAGAACTACAAGCAAATGTAACGGTAAGTGCCCAACAGATAGGAGGCTCTAACCAACAGGTGTACCGTACTCTGGAAAAATCACTTAAAGATTTTATCAATAATACCAGTTGGACAGGAAGGAGACTTCAATCTTTTGAAAAGGTGAAATGTGCCTTTTCAATTATTATTTCCGAGAGAAATTCCAATTCGTTCAAAGGTTCTATTATCGTACAATCTACAAGACCCGTATATAAAAGTTTGTACGACTCTCCAATACTTAATATTAATGATCAAAATTTTAGTTTCGAATATATAGAAAATGAAAACTTCGTTTTTAATGACAGACAGTTTTCAGGAAAAAACCTTATCGATGTAGTAGGCTTTTACGTTTACTTAATTTTAGGGTATGATGCAGATAGCTTTCAAGCAAAAGGAGGAACTCCTTGGTTTGAGAAATCTCAGAAAATTGCTAGAAATGCCGTAGGACAACAAAAATATGAAGGTTGGAATCCTACCGAAGGTCCAAGAGTGAGAGGAACTTTAATCGATAGAATATTGGCTCCTTCTAACAATAATCTTCGCAATATTATGTATGGATACCATCGTTTGGGGTTGGATCTTTTATCGACTAATGAAACCCAAGCAAAACAATCTATTTTCAATCAATTGATGGGATTACAAGCTTATGAGAGCGACTTTCAGATGAATTATCCTTTTTCTTTATTCATCGATGGAAAGAAAACAGAAATTTTCAATATATTCAATACAGGAAATAATGGATCGGTGAAT
- a CDS encoding C40 family peptidase, with amino-acid sequence MKKRVSLYLIAMLGVLSLQSCVSNYVVSNPIEYKTDAKLASINQYKLAEAKKEIANSTDPQAVAVIKLDKTQVQNAISDILKRENTIDDILKEAYTYIGTPYRYGGTTRSGIDCSAFVLSVFGENGVDLPRVAAAQAKEGESISKQDLKKGDLVFFSHRGRGRISHVGIVEEVTPEGDVKFIHSATSKGVMISSLEDNYWGPRFTYAKRIITD; translated from the coding sequence ATGAAGAAAAGAGTTTCACTTTACTTAATAGCCATGTTGGGAGTTTTATCTCTTCAATCATGTGTTTCTAATTATGTGGTTTCTAATCCAATAGAATACAAAACAGATGCCAAATTAGCATCAATCAATCAATATAAATTAGCAGAAGCTAAAAAAGAAATTGCAAATTCAACCGACCCTCAAGCGGTAGCTGTGATTAAGTTAGATAAAACTCAGGTGCAAAATGCAATTTCTGATATTCTTAAAAGAGAAAATACTATCGATGATATCTTAAAAGAAGCTTATACTTACATTGGGACTCCGTATCGTTACGGGGGGACTACCCGAAGCGGAATTGATTGTTCTGCTTTTGTTTTGTCCGTATTTGGGGAAAATGGGGTAGATTTGCCAAGAGTAGCAGCAGCTCAAGCAAAAGAAGGAGAATCAATCTCTAAGCAAGATTTGAAAAAAGGAGATCTTGTTTTTTTCTCACATAGAGGAAGAGGTAGAATTTCTCACGTAGGAATTGTAGAAGAGGTAACACCAGAAGGAGATGTTAAATTTATTCATTCTGCAACCTCAAAGGGAGTGATGATTTCTTCTTTAGAAGATAACTACTGGGGGCCGAGATTTACTTACGCAAAACGAATTATTACAGATTAA
- the bamD gene encoding outer membrane protein assembly factor BamD, whose translation MKKILTVMILAFVVSSCNKEFDKAMKSTDKEVILQTADKYFEQKKWRQALALYERLPNLVAGTDDAANVNFKSAYANYYDRNYKLAGHQFKSFVVANPQDSRKEEAAYMSAICYYQDSRDYNLDQESTLSAINELQDFLNTYPNSERAKNISQLIDELSYKLEFKAYESARQYYKMADYKAAVIVFENVLEDYPATKLKDKIVNYILKSKEQLAIHSVYDLKEERLDNALAYTRQVELEFPNTENSKEALEVRKHLEDAKVAFEKTKKEVEARKAEREAKLKKLNADLDSKKIEEIDKTTEAAKDYVKKVRELRKDSAQKSTPKPAAIINLKNKK comes from the coding sequence ATGAAAAAGATTTTAACTGTAATGATTCTAGCTTTTGTAGTTTCTTCTTGTAATAAGGAGTTCGACAAGGCTATGAAAAGTACTGATAAGGAGGTTATTCTCCAAACTGCAGATAAGTATTTTGAACAAAAAAAGTGGAGACAAGCTCTTGCCTTATACGAAAGATTACCCAATCTTGTAGCAGGAACCGATGACGCTGCAAATGTGAATTTTAAATCTGCGTATGCCAATTACTACGATAGAAACTATAAACTAGCAGGACACCAATTTAAAAGTTTTGTGGTAGCCAACCCTCAAGACTCTAGAAAGGAAGAAGCCGCTTATATGTCGGCAATTTGCTACTATCAAGATTCTAGAGATTATAATTTGGATCAAGAGAGTACCCTATCTGCAATTAATGAATTACAGGACTTTTTAAATACTTATCCAAATTCTGAGAGAGCAAAAAATATCTCTCAGTTAATTGATGAACTGTCATATAAACTAGAGTTTAAAGCATATGAAAGCGCTAGACAGTATTATAAAATGGCAGATTATAAAGCAGCTGTTATCGTTTTTGAAAATGTATTGGAAGATTATCCTGCAACCAAGTTAAAGGATAAAATTGTAAATTACATCTTAAAGTCCAAAGAACAGTTGGCAATACATTCGGTATATGACTTAAAAGAGGAAAGACTAGATAATGCTTTGGCTTATACAAGACAAGTTGAATTAGAATTTCCGAATACTGAAAACTCAAAAGAAGCGCTAGAAGTAAGAAAGCACTTGGAAGATGCTAAAGTTGCTTTTGAAAAAACTAAAAAAGAAGTAGAAGCAAGAAAAGCAGAAAGAGAAGCTAAATTAAAAAAATTAAATGCTGATTTGGACAGCAAAAAGATTGAAGAAATTGATAAAACTACCGAAGCCGCTAAAGATTACGTGAAAAAAGTTAGAGAATTGCGTAAAGATTCAGCACAAAAAAGCACACCTAAGCCGGCAGCAATTATCAATTTAAAAAATAAAAAGTAA
- a CDS encoding DNA-directed RNA polymerase subunit omega translates to MSVKDSKAPVNTITYDRNKIEEKVGSIYEAIVIMGKRAEQINAEIRTELHQKLDEFAVHNSTLEEVFENREQIEISKNYERLPKPTSIAVQEWLDDEVYFRNTEENK, encoded by the coding sequence ATGAGCGTTAAAGATTCTAAAGCACCTGTAAACACCATCACTTACGATAGAAACAAAATCGAAGAAAAAGTAGGAAGTATCTACGAAGCTATTGTAATTATGGGAAAAAGAGCAGAACAGATTAATGCTGAGATAAGAACAGAACTTCATCAAAAATTAGATGAATTCGCAGTTCATAACTCTACGCTTGAAGAAGTTTTTGAAAATAGAGAGCAAATCGAAATCTCTAAAAATTATGAAAGACTTCCTAAGCCAACATCTATTGCTGTTCAGGAATGGTTAGATGATGAAGTTTATTTTCGTAATACCGAAGAGAATAAATAG
- the coaBC gene encoding bifunctional phosphopantothenoylcysteine decarboxylase/phosphopantothenate--cysteine ligase CoaBC: MKSIFAKKKVLIGVTAGIAAYKIHFLIRNLIKKGAEVKVMMTPDAQNFVTPLSLSTLSKNPVITDFYSQDGTWHNHVELALWADVLLIAPCTTNTLAKLANGLSDNFLVATYLSAKCPVMIAPAMDLDMYAHPSTEANLTKLQNYGNRIVPAEEGELASGLVGKGRMAEPETIEAYLEDYFYTSDYHSELKGKKLLITAGPTYEPIDPVRFIGNHSSGKMGFAIAEEASRRGAEVILISGPTALQPIHSKIKRISVKSAKEMMEEVFNYYEEVDVAIMSAAVADYTPKVVADQKIKKNDAEFTIELIKNPDILKTMGEQKTHQLLVGFALETQNEEENAKGKLQRKNLDFIVLNSLQDSGAGFQKDTNKIKIFTKDQEVFDFGLKSKNEVAQDILNLVEEKLKA; this comes from the coding sequence ATGAAAAGCATCTTTGCAAAAAAGAAAGTATTAATAGGCGTTACCGCAGGAATAGCAGCCTATAAAATCCATTTTTTAATTCGGAATCTTATAAAAAAAGGTGCCGAAGTAAAAGTAATGATGACTCCCGATGCACAAAACTTTGTTACACCACTTAGTCTTTCTACACTTTCTAAAAATCCAGTAATTACAGATTTTTATTCCCAAGACGGAACTTGGCACAACCATGTCGAATTGGCGCTATGGGCTGATGTTTTGTTAATTGCTCCTTGTACCACCAATACTTTAGCAAAATTAGCCAATGGACTGTCGGATAACTTCTTGGTGGCAACTTATCTTTCGGCAAAATGCCCTGTGATGATAGCTCCCGCCATGGACTTGGATATGTATGCACACCCCTCTACAGAAGCGAATTTAACAAAGCTTCAGAATTATGGAAATAGGATTGTCCCTGCCGAAGAAGGCGAGCTGGCAAGTGGACTGGTAGGAAAGGGAAGAATGGCAGAGCCAGAAACGATAGAAGCTTATCTTGAAGATTATTTTTACACCAGCGACTATCATTCCGAACTAAAAGGTAAAAAGCTGTTAATTACAGCAGGACCAACTTATGAGCCTATTGATCCTGTTCGTTTCATAGGGAACCATTCCTCAGGGAAAATGGGATTTGCTATTGCTGAAGAGGCAAGCCGAAGAGGGGCTGAAGTTATTTTAATCTCAGGGCCTACTGCACTTCAGCCTATACATAGCAAAATAAAGAGGATATCGGTGAAATCCGCTAAGGAAATGATGGAAGAGGTATTCAACTACTATGAGGAGGTTGATGTGGCAATTATGAGTGCTGCTGTAGCAGACTACACTCCTAAGGTTGTCGCGGATCAAAAAATTAAAAAGAATGATGCTGAATTTACGATAGAGCTTATCAAGAATCCAGATATTTTGAAAACAATGGGTGAGCAGAAAACCCATCAATTGTTGGTAGGATTCGCCTTGGAAACCCAAAATGAAGAGGAAAATGCCAAAGGAAAGCTACAGCGTAAGAATCTGGATTTTATCGTATTAAATTCATTGCAGGATTCTGGGGCCGGATTCCAAAAAGACACCAATAAAATTAAAATTTTTACAAAAGACCAAGAGGTTTTTGATTTTGGATTGAAATCTAAAAATGAAGTAGCACAAGACATTCTGAATCTTGTAGAAGAAAAATTGAAAGCTTAG
- the nth gene encoding endonuclease III — translation MTKKQRAVLVIQELEKLYPEVAIPLDHFDPYTLLVAVALSAQTTDKKVNEVTPILFSHAKTPFEMRKLEVEEIKDLIKEIGLSNTKAKNLKAMAEMLVEKHNGVVPQSFEELEELPGVGHKTASVVMAQAFNIPAFPVDTHIHRLMTQWKLSEGKNVKQVEKDAKKLFPKDKWNKLHIQIILYGREYSPARGKGEKDFLTKMLFEKPIKRA, via the coding sequence ATGACGAAAAAGCAAAGGGCTGTATTGGTGATTCAAGAGTTGGAAAAACTATATCCTGAGGTTGCTATTCCGCTAGATCATTTTGATCCTTATACTTTATTGGTAGCCGTTGCTTTATCGGCACAAACGACCGATAAAAAAGTAAATGAGGTAACTCCCATTCTTTTTTCTCATGCAAAAACTCCTTTTGAGATGAGAAAATTAGAGGTGGAAGAAATTAAAGATCTTATTAAAGAGATAGGTCTTTCCAATACTAAAGCTAAAAACCTAAAAGCAATGGCGGAAATGCTAGTGGAAAAACATAATGGAGTAGTCCCTCAATCATTTGAGGAGCTAGAAGAATTGCCAGGGGTTGGACATAAAACCGCTTCTGTAGTAATGGCACAGGCTTTTAATATTCCTGCCTTTCCTGTAGATACCCATATCCATCGGTTGATGACACAATGGAAACTGTCGGAAGGTAAAAATGTAAAACAAGTGGAAAAGGATGCAAAAAAACTTTTTCCTAAGGATAAATGGAATAAGTTGCACATCCAGATTATTCTGTATGGAAGAGAATATTCCCCCGCAAGAGGAAAAGGAGAAAAAGATTTTTTAACAAAAATGTTATTTGAAAAACCTATAAAAAGAGCCTAA
- the bcp gene encoding thioredoxin-dependent thiol peroxidase, with the protein MLQVGDKLPNFNGINQNGETISSKNYLGRKLIVFFYPKASTPGCTAEACNLRDHYTELKEAGFELLGVSADEESRQKKFADKNGLPFNLLADTHKEVIEAFGVWQLKKFMGREFMGIVRTTFVFDENSICTEVISKVETKNHSAQLLK; encoded by the coding sequence ATGTTACAAGTAGGCGATAAATTACCAAACTTTAACGGTATTAACCAAAATGGAGAAACTATTAGCTCTAAAAATTACTTAGGAAGAAAACTAATAGTCTTCTTCTACCCAAAAGCGAGTACCCCAGGCTGTACAGCAGAAGCGTGCAACTTAAGGGATCATTATACCGAATTGAAAGAAGCTGGATTTGAGCTATTGGGAGTAAGTGCTGATGAAGAAAGCCGACAAAAGAAATTTGCGGATAAAAATGGGCTTCCTTTTAATCTTTTAGCAGATACCCATAAAGAAGTTATTGAAGCGTTTGGCGTTTGGCAACTGAAAAAATTTATGGGTCGTGAATTTATGGGAATTGTAAGGACTACTTTTGTTTTTGATGAGAATAGTATCTGTACGGAAGTCATCAGTAAAGTAGAAACCAAAAATCACTCGGCTCAACTTTTGAAATAG
- a CDS encoding nucleoside deaminase — translation MFTDEYFMKLAYQEAELAREKDEVPVGCIVVFNNRIIARAHNLTEQLNDVTAHAEMQAITSAANFLGGKYLINCTLYVTMEPCVMCAGALTWSQLSRLVIGARDEKRGFINQGIRLHPKTEIICDVMSEECSKIVKDFFKSKR, via the coding sequence ATGTTTACAGATGAGTATTTCATGAAACTCGCATATCAAGAGGCAGAGCTTGCAAGAGAAAAAGATGAAGTACCTGTAGGGTGTATTGTCGTTTTTAATAATAGAATCATCGCAAGAGCACATAATCTTACCGAACAATTAAATGATGTTACAGCCCATGCAGAAATGCAAGCGATAACTTCCGCTGCTAACTTCTTAGGCGGTAAATACCTCATCAATTGCACTTTATATGTTACCATGGAACCTTGTGTGATGTGTGCTGGGGCATTAACCTGGTCTCAACTCTCGAGGTTAGTTATTGGGGCTAGAGATGAAAAAAGAGGATTTATCAACCAAGGAATTCGCCTTCATCCTAAAACAGAAATTATTTGTGACGTGATGTCTGAAGAATGTTCTAAAATTGTGAAAGATTTCTTTAAGAGCAAAAGATAA